A genomic region of Spodoptera frugiperda isolate SF20-4 chromosome 31, AGI-APGP_CSIRO_Sfru_2.0, whole genome shotgun sequence contains the following coding sequences:
- the LOC118276090 gene encoding protein takeout gives MFKIKFLFSLVLLVAVLDYSSAKVAPDYIKICPGLKSDCLKKTVQETLPLFVKGIPELGVEPIDPLRTEEIIMVLPGGFKVEFRNGTSTGLRKCTIDSVEYQNAEANMKMHCDLSVKGKYKASGRILIVSINGNGDAKIKIKNVALEAKIKFHDVTRDGVVYHEVKNLIINQNFGDKVTFGLTNLFEGNPQLSEAVLQFLNQNWRQVSEEFGKPLVDKVVDIVTGIVKKFFEKVPKEELFIESE, from the exons atgtttaaaataaaatttttgttttctttagttttactTGTAGCTGTTTTAGATTATAGTTCAGCTAAAGTCGCAC CTGATTACATCAAAATATGTCCCGGTCTAAAGTCAGATTGTTTGAAGAAAACTGTTCAAGAAACTTTACCACTATTCGTAAAGGGTATACCTGAACTGGGCGTCGAACCAATTGATCCATTGAGGACAGAAGAAATTATTATGGTCCTGCCTGGAGGATTCAAAGTGGAATTCCGCAATGGAACTTCTACTGGACTGAGAAAGTGCACCATTGATTCTGTAGA ataCCAAAACGCTGAAGCCAATATGAAAATGCACTGTGATTTAAGTGTTAAAGGAAAGTACAAGGCCAGTGGAAGAATACTGATTGTATCGATCAACGGCAATGGTGATGCGAAAATTAAGAtca AAAATGTTGCATTGGAAGCCAAGATTAAGTTCCATGACGTTACTCGAGATGGAGTGGTATACCATGAAGTAAAGAACCTGATCATTAACCAGAACTTCGGAGACAAGGTCACGTTCGGTCTCACTAATTTGTTCGAAGGAAACCCACAACTGA gTGAAGCTGTGCTACAGTTTTTGAACCAGAACTGGAGACAAGTATCCGAGGAGTTTGGCAAACCTCTTGTCGACAAAGTTGTCGATATAGTAACCGGAATTGTGAAGAAATTCTTCGAAAAAGTACCGAAAGAAGAACTGTTCATCGAGTCAGAGTGA